From one Triticum aestivum cultivar Chinese Spring chromosome 4B, IWGSC CS RefSeq v2.1, whole genome shotgun sequence genomic stretch:
- the LOC123093865 gene encoding branched-chain amino acid aminotransferase 2, chloroplastic isoform X1 has product MELGLASSRGPAGPSLAVAGRRPRSSLSPPLPRPLSLQVQTRGYSMPTLHYKDHTTVGCQASVATKYMETDDTVDLDWENLGFGLVDTDFMYMAKCGPDGNFSKGEILPFGPIALSPSAGVLNYGQGLFEGLKAYRKTDGSVLLFRPEENAIRMKNGSDRMCMPAPSVEQFVDAVKQTVLANKRWVPPTGKGSLYIRPLLIGSGAILGLAPAPEYTFLIYVSPVGNYFKEGLAPINLIIEDNFHRAAPGGTGGVKTIGNYASVLKAQRTAKDKGYSDVLYLDAVHNKYLEEVSSCNIFVVKGNAISTPAIEGTILPGITRKSIIEVAESKGYKVEERHVSVDELLDADEVFCTGTAVVVSPVGSITYKGKRVEYDGNQGVGVVSQQLYTSLTSLQMGHTEDRMGWTVQLN; this is encoded by the exons ATGGagctcggcctcgcctcctcccGCGGCCCGGCCGGCCCCTCGCTCGCCGTCGCCGGGCGGCGGCCGCGGTCCTCGCTCTCGCCGCCGCTGCCCCGTCCCCTTTCGCTTCAG GTACAGACTCGCGGTTACTCGATGCCTACTCTCCACTACAAGGACCATACCACAGTAGGATGCCAGGCTTCTGTAGCAACTAAATACAT GGAAACAGATGATACAGTCGATCTGGACTGGGAAAACCTTGGCTTTGGCCTTGTCGATACCGACTTTATGTACATGGCCAAATGCGGGCCAGATGGAAACTTTTCCAAAGGAGAAATCCTGCCTTTTGGACCCATAGCACTAAGCCCCTCTGCTGGAGTCTTAAATTATGGACAG GGACTGTTTGAAGGCCTAAAAGCATATAGGAAAACTGATGGGTCTGTCCTATTGTTCCGTCCGGAGGAGAATGCCATTAGGATGAAAAATGGTTCAGATAGGATGTGCATGCCTGCACCAAGTGTTGAGCAATTTGTGGATGCAGTGAAGCAAACTGTTCTGGCAAATAAAAGATGG GTGCCTCCTACCGGTAAAGGTTCCTTGTATATCAGGCCACTACTTATTGGAAGCGGGGCTATTCTTGGTCTTGCACCTGCTCCTGAGTACACCTTCCTTATTTATGTCTCCCCTGTTGGAAATTATTTCAAG GAAGGTTTAGCTCCTATTAACTTGATTATTGAAGATAACTTTCACCGTGCGGCCCCTGGTGGAACTGGAGGCGTGAAAACCATTGGAAACTATGCCTCG GTGTTGAAAGCACAGAGAACTGCAAAGGACAAAGGATATTCTGATGTCCTCTATTTGGATGCCGTTCACAACAAATATCTGGAAGAAGTTTCTTCATGCAATATTTTCGTTGTGAAA GGCAATGCTATTTCCACTCCAGCAATAGAAGGAACGATATTGCCTGGTATCACAAGGAAAAGTATCATCGAAGTTGCCGAGAGCAAAGGCTACAAG GTGGAGGAACGCCATGTGTCCGTAGACGAACTGCTTGATGCAGACGAAGTTTTCTGCACAGGAACTGCTGTTGTGGTTTCACCCGTGGGGAGCATTACCTATAAGGGGAAAAG GGTAGAATACGATGGCAACCAAGGAGTCGGCGTGGTGTCACAGCAGCTTTACACCTCGCTGACGAGCCTCCAGATGGGCCACACAGAGGATCGGATGGGCTGGACCGTTCAACTGAATTAA
- the LOC123093865 gene encoding branched-chain amino acid aminotransferase 2, chloroplastic isoform X2, producing the protein MPTLHYKDHTTVGCQASVATKYMETDDTVDLDWENLGFGLVDTDFMYMAKCGPDGNFSKGEILPFGPIALSPSAGVLNYGQGLFEGLKAYRKTDGSVLLFRPEENAIRMKNGSDRMCMPAPSVEQFVDAVKQTVLANKRWVPPTGKGSLYIRPLLIGSGAILGLAPAPEYTFLIYVSPVGNYFKEGLAPINLIIEDNFHRAAPGGTGGVKTIGNYASVLKAQRTAKDKGYSDVLYLDAVHNKYLEEVSSCNIFVVKGNAISTPAIEGTILPGITRKSIIEVAESKGYKVEERHVSVDELLDADEVFCTGTAVVVSPVGSITYKGKRVEYDGNQGVGVVSQQLYTSLTSLQMGHTEDRMGWTVQLN; encoded by the exons ATGCCTACTCTCCACTACAAGGACCATACCACAGTAGGATGCCAGGCTTCTGTAGCAACTAAATACAT GGAAACAGATGATACAGTCGATCTGGACTGGGAAAACCTTGGCTTTGGCCTTGTCGATACCGACTTTATGTACATGGCCAAATGCGGGCCAGATGGAAACTTTTCCAAAGGAGAAATCCTGCCTTTTGGACCCATAGCACTAAGCCCCTCTGCTGGAGTCTTAAATTATGGACAG GGACTGTTTGAAGGCCTAAAAGCATATAGGAAAACTGATGGGTCTGTCCTATTGTTCCGTCCGGAGGAGAATGCCATTAGGATGAAAAATGGTTCAGATAGGATGTGCATGCCTGCACCAAGTGTTGAGCAATTTGTGGATGCAGTGAAGCAAACTGTTCTGGCAAATAAAAGATGG GTGCCTCCTACCGGTAAAGGTTCCTTGTATATCAGGCCACTACTTATTGGAAGCGGGGCTATTCTTGGTCTTGCACCTGCTCCTGAGTACACCTTCCTTATTTATGTCTCCCCTGTTGGAAATTATTTCAAG GAAGGTTTAGCTCCTATTAACTTGATTATTGAAGATAACTTTCACCGTGCGGCCCCTGGTGGAACTGGAGGCGTGAAAACCATTGGAAACTATGCCTCG GTGTTGAAAGCACAGAGAACTGCAAAGGACAAAGGATATTCTGATGTCCTCTATTTGGATGCCGTTCACAACAAATATCTGGAAGAAGTTTCTTCATGCAATATTTTCGTTGTGAAA GGCAATGCTATTTCCACTCCAGCAATAGAAGGAACGATATTGCCTGGTATCACAAGGAAAAGTATCATCGAAGTTGCCGAGAGCAAAGGCTACAAG GTGGAGGAACGCCATGTGTCCGTAGACGAACTGCTTGATGCAGACGAAGTTTTCTGCACAGGAACTGCTGTTGTGGTTTCACCCGTGGGGAGCATTACCTATAAGGGGAAAAG GGTAGAATACGATGGCAACCAAGGAGTCGGCGTGGTGTCACAGCAGCTTTACACCTCGCTGACGAGCCTCCAGATGGGCCACACAGAGGATCGGATGGGCTGGACCGTTCAACTGAATTAA